A stretch of DNA from Thermanaerosceptrum fracticalcis:
TGGGTCATTTGGTAGGCCGTATCCCGGGCGATTCCCTTTTCCACCAGGGCCAGCATCACCCGCTGGGAAAAGATCAGTCCCAGGGTTTTCTCAATGTTTTGCCGCATGTTATCCGTATTGACTTTTAGATTCTTAATAATACCTGTCATCTTGTCCAGCATGTAATGGACGAGAATGGTACTGTCGGGGAGAATAACCCTTTCCACAGAGGAGTGGCTGATATCCCGTTCGTGCCAGAGGGCTACGTTTTCATAAGCGGCTAAAGCGTTGCCGCGGATAACCCGGGCCAGGCCTGAAATTCTTTCGCCTAAAACGGGGTTCTTTTTATGGGGCATAGCCGAGGAACCTTTTTGCCCTTTTGCAAAGGGTTCTTCCACTTCCAGTACCTCGGTGCGCTGGAGATGCCTGAGCTCTGTGGCGAACTTGTCCAAAGAACTGGCGATGACAGCGAGGATAGCCATGTAATGGGCGTGGCGGTCACGCTGGATGATTTGGGTAGATACAAGGGCCGGCTCTAAACCTAATTTACGGCAGACATATTCTTCAATCTGAGGTGGAATATTGGCAAAGGTTCCTACAGCGCCCGAAATTTTACCCACGGAGACCATTTTGATGGCCTGTTCCAGGCGTTCCATGTTTCTTTGATTCTCTGTGTACCAGAGGGCCATTTTCAAGCCAAAAGTAACGGGTTCGGCATGGACACCGTGGGTACGTCCCATCATAATGGCATCTTTGTAAAGGGCTGCCTTTTCTTTTAGCACTTCCCC
This window harbors:
- the purB gene encoding adenylosuccinate lyase; protein product: MIDRYTLPEMGKIWTVENRLSTMLEVEILACEAMAELGMIPREAAQNIRAKAAFDVKRIEEIEEITKHDVIAFLTNVAEYVGEDAKYIHMGMTSSDILDTALSVQMKQAGELILQKMKGLGEVLKEKAALYKDAIMMGRTHGVHAEPVTFGLKMALWYTENQRNMERLEQAIKMVSVGKISGAVGTFANIPPQIEEYVCRKLGLEPALVSTQIIQRDRHAHYMAILAVIASSLDKFATELRHLQRTEVLEVEEPFAKGQKGSSAMPHKKNPVLGERISGLARVIRGNALAAYENVALWHERDISHSSVERVILPDSTILVHYMLDKMTGIIKNLKVNTDNMRQNIEKTLGLIFSQRVMLALVEKGIARDTAYQMTQRNAMRAWDEKKDFKTLVLEDGDIMTHLTPEEVENLFDYTYHTKHVDYILKRAGIL